A segment of the Denticeps clupeoides chromosome 2, fDenClu1.1, whole genome shotgun sequence genome:
ATAAACCTGGCCTACACACTGGTAGAGAATCAAGTGAATCAGCAAATGTGGATTCGACTGCATCATTAtatcaatttttttaagtaattctATTCCGAACCAATTAATGTTTTGAACATTTCAAAGAACACATGAACATTTCCCTAAGCATTTGAAATGTAATTCTGGATATCTGAAATGGAAAGCCTAATTTCTCCTAGTAAGGATGTTACTGCAATATTTTCAAATATGCTTGCCACTGGTCTCAGAATAGTAGGGACAGGGGCATGTTAGCCATTAAGAAGCATCTCCTCTTCTTTTGAGACGTTTGAAGACGTCTGGGCATTGACATTATGATGTTTTGGTGTTTGAATTTGTTCATATTCTTGCCTATTACAAGTTTCCAGCTGCTGAAGGATTGTTGgttgtctttttatttaataatgcacCTAATGTAGGTGAAATCTGGACTACAGGCAGGCCATTCAGCTACAGGacttttctctgatgaagccatGCTGTTGTAATATGATGTGGTTTtgcattgtcttgctgaaatacAGAAAGTATTCCCAGAAATAAACTTCATCTGGTGGCATATGTTTCTAAAATCATTCATATTTTCTTCCAAATCAGGGAAGCTGCCCATAACGTATGCAGTTATGAACTGAATGCTGATAACATGCTGGAGGTTCTCCCTCCTCTTTAGCCCAGAGGACACAGTATCCACGATTACCAACTACAATCAACTTTAGACTCATCTGACATCTGACCatagaaaacatttcaaaaagcAGGCGGGGGCCAACCCCTGGCCCAAAGGACATAACACCACTTGTTGAGCATGTTCAAATATGGCTTCCTTTTTGTATGGTACTGCTTCTGCAGATGGTGCGTCGGACAGTGTTTACTGAcagtggtttctggaagtattcctgggCCCATTTAGTAATGTTATTGTCATAATCCTGCCGATGAATTTTGCAGCATTGTCTTAAAACCCAAAGGCATTCAGTAAAGGCTTGTCCCTTACACAGAGATATCTCCATATACTATGAATATTTTGATGTTGCAGAAGATGGGATTTGCAAAGCCTTTGCAATATAAAATTTGGGGTACACTGAATTTAAAGTACTCCACAATCTTTTTTAGACGTTTTACAGTTGTCATTTTTTACAGATTTCAATTAACTTAGCTGCTAGATGTTTTCCCACCTGAATGCTTTTTCATTAGTTGTCAAATGGACAACATATGTGCCaattttttgtatgtatttactttcagcatttatttacagtattcATGTTCAAATGATGTGTGCATTAGGGAGGCTGAGCATGTGCAGCTACTAAATTTCCTTTTATTACAAACGTTAATAAACTGTGATGTGATTAATTATTCTGTGAAAAATTACACCACACAaattctccacacataccattTAAAACTTTTTGGCCATatttctatcttggtctcaacagaccagagcatcttaTGTCTCAAAATAACTTTTTAGAAATTTTAGAAAATAGCTTCAAAATAATAAAGAGTGACATATTTAAGGGCGTCTGAATACTTTCAGAACCCACCGTAGATCCAAAACGGCGAGGGTAACGCagcagcgccccctggcggAAGGTCACGTCGTCCCTTGGTTTCAACCCGATTGGACAAACTGGTCCTGCGAACTTCTAAGCCGCGTTTTGACGTGAGAGGAGTTTTGTGAGCCGAGCTGCGATGTGGATTTCTCACGTCTGCGAGCACGTGACCAGGTGGACTTTCCTGCAGCTTCTCCTGGCTCGGTTCTACCACGCAGGGTCCGCGTCTAAACTCTTCAGCGGTAAGAACGATCGTGTAGAAGAAATGCGTGCGGTGCGGAAATGGCGCAGAACTCCAGCCTGGGAAAAGCTCGCGTTGTTTTGTACCCGGGTCTATCCGGATTAACAACGAGAATGGTTTTGACaccacttattattatttttattattattgttattggaTGAACATCCGTTGTCGGCCGTCGCGGTCATGTGATTCTCTGGGGAAGTCGGAGCTGTCAACACCCAATAAAACCCTCTTTCCATTCCTTCCTGCCAGAATTTCCATAAAAACCCTACACACTTCGGCTGCTCCGTCTGTTTAATCTCTGTTTATACCTCTTTTCTATTAGATTCGCTCCTCCAAAATAattgttgtttgtttatttatatgttcATTTATGTGCCCTGGCATCTtatcaatgtatttttaaatattctattcatatttcttttgttgtttggtTGTCTAAATTATACCTCAAAAATATAACATCACAGAATTAATGAAAATCAATTACTGTGGTTAATTTTACTGTTATGTTTGCTGATagtggatgtgttttttttataatttaaatgACTATATTCATAGTTAGTGCTATTATGATTTAGTTCGCAAATCTTTAAACAAAGATTTGTTTCATTCTGTGTGGTGAAATCACAGTAAGAAACGGGAGTTAATTcaatgaaaaatgcagaaaatgtgaCTAAATGTCAttatgcataaaatatttatttatacaatgaaataataattactGTTAGCTTGTGTTTATTATTCATTGTGTAAGGGCAAACTAATTTCCACATGATTTATTCCTGTGCATTCCAGAATTATAATTGTTCAGTGGTTCATATATTTTCTGCAGGCCAGCGCATCTGCCGGCGTGGCACAGAGCGGCCCTGCTACCGGATCGCCAGCATCCCTGACAGCAGCCTCAGAGTTGGCTTTGAAGCGGCTCGACAGGCATGCCGGCACGATGGGGGTGAACTGGCCAGTATCGAGAGTGAGAATGAGCAACGACTGGTGGAGCAGTTCCTCCTGGACCTTGGGTCATCAGACACTGGCTTCTGGATCGGCCTACGGTGGAGCTCCCAGCCAACCAGAGATGCAAGTAACTGCAAGTCCCGTTACCAGTGGCTGAACCGGAGCCCTTCCACCTTTAGGTCCGCTTCTACCTCGGTTTACTACttgttttacacaaaaaagaTTGAGAAACTGAAATATTTGGAGTTAATTGTACATATTTGAATTTAATGAGCAAGCATCGAAATGTCATCCCACAGTAGTTTCGTGTGGCGTAAGGGAATTAAACATAATTGTAAAATGACTAAAGATTTGAGATCACTGTAGATTTCAAGATTTTACAGTAGCAGCTTCCACAAATAATTCTTTTCCGTGCAACAAAATATATTAGGAACTGGCGATTGGGCGAACCATCATGCGGTCATCACATGTGTGTCGCCCTGGGTGGGCATGGGGCTCACTTCCTTTTTGGGTGGAGTGATGAGAGCTGCAACATGAAGAACAACTTTATCTGCAAATACTCTGAAGGTAAGATGGCAGTAAATGACTACATGCAAAAGCCCAACATA
Coding sequences within it:
- the laynb gene encoding layilin, whose protein sequence is MWISHVCEHVTRWTFLQLLLARFYHAGSASKLFSGQRICRRGTERPCYRIASIPDSSLRVGFEAARQACRHDGGELASIESENEQRLVEQFLLDLGSSDTGFWIGLRWSSQPTRDASNCKSRYQWLNRSPSTFRNWRLGEPSCGHHMCVALGGHGAHFLFGWSDESCNMKNNFICKYSEEKEQIFTNLPQTPAYTELPVISMVPKQPEITGEDKNVKTGASASPWNFILITVPTVLMLLLVALGLVCFRVISRRRKEQSEPIYARPGQWVHASASQTPCSFSSYTQPGAVTCKKKPRPSESQYKDYENVDCKNTRSGFVTNDIYETCRNQSASETGWVDNEIYG